A genomic window from Enoplosus armatus isolate fEnoArm2 chromosome 20, fEnoArm2.hap1, whole genome shotgun sequence includes:
- the LOC139303674 gene encoding NHL repeat-containing protein 3-like, with translation MLVKKRGQTCLIASSMASLVVLMVVLFGAIGTQQPGSSILRHDYQLLGRPLYKLDLSWPKNPELFTGEVFGVAVNQYAGVLYVAQRGDNVPKVLVFTTHGDFLMSWNTTTLEMPHGIFLADAASSNPTVWITDVGKGPYGHCIKQYSPSGKLLQVLGTPGKAGSGVNPLQFDQPAEIFVHDSGEMYIVDGDGGMNNRLIKLSKEQEVLWMHGEKGQGLAQFYIPHSVTVDNALRVWVADRGNKRIQVFNSVTGDWLGTWGSCFTEDAPYSVRLTPDKKYFVVVQLNTNQISLLDAPPVGLIGQCRVVSVIQLADDVKPHLVDLDLKTGALYVAEIGAQQAQKFTPFSLGGTPVEPHWALTEELKWHD, from the exons ATGTTGGTGAAAAAGAGAGGTCAGACGTGCTTGATCGCGTCCAGTATGGCCTCGCTAGTCGTGCTCATGGTGGTGCTGTTCGGCGCCATCGGCACCCAGCAGCCGGGCAGCTCCATCCTCAGACACGACTACCAGCTGCTGGGCAGACCCCTGTACAAACTGGATCTCAGCTGGCCCAAGAACCCGGAACTCTTCACCGGGGAGGTGTTCGGAGTGGCTGTCAACCAGTATGCCGGCGTGTTGTACGTGGCACAGAGAG GCGACAACGTGCCCAAGGTGCTGGTGTTCACCACGCACGGAGATTTCCTCATGTCCTGGAACACAACCACCCTGGAAATGCCTCATGGGATATTTTTAGCGGACGCTGCCTCGTCAAACCCCACTGTGTGGATCACAGATGTGGGGAAGGGTCCATATGGCCACTGCATCAAGCAGTACTCGCCATCTGGCAAGCTCCTGCAG GTGCTTGGTACACCAGGGAAGGCGGGCTCTGGGGTGAACCCTCTGCAGTTCGACCAGCCGGCTGAGATCTTCGTCCACGACTCGGGAGAGATGTACATCGTGGACGGTGATGGTGGGATGAACAACCGCCTCATCAAGCTGTCCAAAGAGCAGGAGGTGTTGTGGATGCACGGGGAGAAAGGACAAGGCCTTGCTCAGTTCTACATCCCCCACAGCGTGACCGTGGACAACGCCCTGAGAGTATGGGTGGCCGACAGGGGGAATAAGAGGATCCAGGTCTTTAACTCCGTCACCGGGGACTGGCTGGGGACGTGGGGAAGCTGCTTCACCGAGGATGCGCCCTACTCTGTCCGCCTGACCCCGGACAAGAAGTACTTTGTCGTCGTCCAGCTCAACACCAACCAGATTTCGCTGCTGGACGCCCCGCCGGTGGGTTTGATAGGCCAGTGCAGAGTGGTCAGTGTGATCCAGCTAGCCGATGACGTGAAGCCCCACCTGGTAGACCTGGACCTGAAGACAGGGGCCCTGTACGTGGCTGAGATTGGAGCTCAGCAGGCCCAGAAGTTCACCCCCTTCAGTCTGGGGGGGACTCCTGTAGAGCCGCACTGGGCTTTAACTGAAGAACTGAAATGGCATGATTGA